One genomic segment of Streptomyces sp. NBC_00239 includes these proteins:
- a CDS encoding TerD family protein: protein MAVSLSKGGNVSLTKEAPGLSAVTVGLGWDVRTTTGVDFDLDASAIAVTALGKVVSDGHFVFFNNKSTPDQTIVHTGDNRTGEGAGDDEAINVNLAGLPADVDKIVFPVSIYDADSRGQNFGQVRNAYIRVVNQAGGAEIARYDLSEDAATETAMVFGELYRNGAEWKFRAVGQGYASGLTGIAQDFGVNV from the coding sequence ATGGCGGTTAGCCTGTCCAAGGGCGGCAACGTCTCGCTCACGAAGGAGGCCCCGGGCCTCAGCGCCGTCACGGTCGGCCTCGGCTGGGACGTCCGCACGACCACGGGTGTGGACTTCGACCTCGACGCCTCTGCCATCGCGGTGACCGCGCTGGGCAAGGTCGTCTCCGACGGCCACTTCGTCTTCTTCAACAACAAGTCCACCCCGGACCAGACCATCGTGCACACCGGTGACAACCGGACCGGCGAGGGCGCGGGCGACGACGAGGCCATCAACGTCAACCTGGCCGGCCTCCCGGCCGACGTCGACAAGATCGTCTTCCCGGTCTCGATCTACGACGCCGATTCCCGCGGCCAGAACTTCGGCCAGGTCCGCAACGCGTACATCCGCGTCGTGAACCAGGCCGGCGGCGCCGAGATCGCCCGCTACGACCTCTCCGAGGACGCGGCGACCGAGACCGCGATGGTCTTCGGCGAGCTGTACCGCAACGGCGCGGAGTGGAAGTTCCGCGCGGTGGGCCAGGGCTACGCCTCCGGCCTGACCGGCATCGCCCAGGACTTCGGCGTCAACGTCTGA
- a CDS encoding sensor histidine kinase, producing the protein MAHGTADGTRGLATVAHTAFFLLLGASLARFLLRHPGEPRTPWILALSLTLALLYVLGPALGAAPTRGRLAWLGLVIATWVVLVLLAPSFAWCAVPLFFTALRTLPTRAAVVLVALLTALVVAAQIQLGSSFDPNLVIAPPAVAALATAVFVHMERQAQAQRELIDDLIRTRRELAATERREGTLAERQRLSMEIHDTVAQGLSSQQMLLQAAERTWDSDPVTARAHVRTATEIAALGLAEARRLVHDLAPPQLAGGAGLADALRALDAGPDVTVRFHLEGAPVPLPERTESGLLRIAQGALANVREHAAARTAGLTLSFLGDQVVLDIADDGRGFTTGAGTGSDPGAGTRSDPLAGEGAGSPGRGHGLPAIRARVRALGGTLTVESAPGEGTVLSVSIPIPLPEHRP; encoded by the coding sequence ATGGCACACGGCACGGCAGACGGCACCCGCGGCCTCGCCACGGTCGCGCACACCGCCTTCTTCCTCCTCCTCGGCGCCTCACTGGCCCGCTTCCTGCTGCGCCACCCCGGCGAACCCCGCACCCCGTGGATCCTCGCGCTCAGCCTCACCCTGGCCCTGCTCTACGTACTCGGCCCGGCCCTCGGCGCCGCCCCCACCCGCGGCCGCCTGGCCTGGCTCGGGCTGGTCATCGCCACCTGGGTGGTGCTCGTCCTGCTCGCGCCGAGCTTCGCCTGGTGCGCGGTACCGCTGTTCTTCACCGCGCTGCGCACCCTGCCGACCCGCGCCGCCGTGGTCCTCGTCGCCCTCCTGACCGCCCTGGTCGTGGCCGCGCAGATCCAGCTGGGCAGCAGCTTCGACCCGAACCTGGTCATCGCGCCGCCCGCGGTCGCCGCCCTCGCCACCGCCGTGTTCGTCCACATGGAACGGCAGGCCCAGGCGCAGCGCGAACTGATCGACGACCTGATCCGCACCCGCCGCGAACTCGCCGCCACCGAGCGCCGCGAAGGCACCCTCGCCGAACGCCAGCGGCTGTCCATGGAGATCCACGACACCGTCGCGCAGGGCCTGTCCAGTCAGCAGATGCTCCTCCAGGCCGCCGAGCGGACCTGGGACTCCGACCCGGTGACCGCCCGCGCGCACGTCCGTACCGCCACCGAGATCGCGGCCCTCGGGCTGGCCGAGGCCCGCCGCCTCGTCCACGACCTCGCGCCGCCGCAGCTCGCCGGGGGCGCCGGGCTGGCCGACGCCCTGCGGGCCCTCGACGCGGGCCCGGACGTCACCGTCCGCTTCCACCTGGAAGGCGCGCCGGTGCCGCTGCCCGAGCGCACCGAGTCCGGACTGCTGCGCATCGCGCAGGGCGCGCTCGCCAACGTGCGCGAGCACGCGGCGGCCCGTACCGCCGGCCTGACCCTCAGCTTCCTCGGCGACCAGGTGGTCCTCGACATCGCCGACGACGGACGCGGCTTCACCACCGGGGCCGGGACGGGGTCGGACCCCGGGGCCGGGACGAGGTCGGACCCACTGGCCGGGGAAGGGGCCGGTTCCCCCGGCCGCGGCCACGGGCTGCCCGCGATCCGGGCGCGGGTCCGCGCCCTCGGTGGCACGCTGACCGTGGAGTCCGCGCCCGGCGAGGGCACCGTACTGTCCGTCTCGATCCCCATCCCCCTTCCGGAGCACCGGCCATGA
- a CDS encoding pentapeptide repeat-containing protein, whose translation MARNERAVKAARRPEVRLPAGMAAYGGEPLEPDGDYDGLEFRDLDLAGQDGSGARFMDCLLERCALDEARLTKARVLDAVLDGVRGVGTDLSGAQLRDVELRDARLGGVQLHGAVLERVLVRGGKIDYANLRTARLRDVVFEGCVLDEADFGGAVLERVEFRDCVLRRADFTGARMTDVDLRAAAEVDVARGLDRLAGAVISPAQLLDLAPAFAAHLGVRVEGR comes from the coding sequence ATGGCGCGGAACGAGCGAGCGGTGAAGGCGGCCCGACGGCCGGAGGTACGGCTTCCGGCCGGCATGGCGGCGTACGGGGGCGAGCCGCTGGAGCCGGACGGGGACTACGACGGGCTGGAGTTCCGGGACCTGGACCTCGCGGGGCAGGACGGCAGCGGCGCCCGGTTCATGGACTGCCTGCTGGAGCGGTGCGCGCTCGACGAGGCCCGGCTGACGAAGGCGCGGGTGCTGGACGCGGTCCTCGACGGGGTCCGCGGGGTGGGCACCGACCTGTCCGGGGCCCAGCTGCGGGACGTGGAGCTGCGCGACGCCCGGCTGGGCGGGGTCCAGCTGCACGGCGCGGTCCTGGAACGGGTCCTGGTGCGCGGCGGGAAGATCGACTACGCGAACCTGCGCACGGCCCGGCTGCGGGACGTGGTCTTCGAGGGCTGCGTGCTCGACGAGGCGGACTTCGGGGGCGCGGTCCTGGAGCGGGTCGAGTTCCGGGACTGCGTGTTGCGCCGCGCGGACTTCACGGGCGCCCGGATGACCGACGTCGACCTGCGCGCGGCCGCCGAGGTGGACGTCGCCCGCGGCCTGGACCGGCTGGCGGGCGCGGTGATCAGCCCGGCCCAGCTGCTCGACCTGGCACCGGCCTTCGCCGCACACCTGGGGGTACGGGTGGAAGGCCGGTAG
- a CDS encoding flavin reductase family protein produces the protein MWKTSPPSAPATVPATTATPHAEGVSNDEFRAAMSRLAAGVVLITATEPPLNEDVGMTATAFMSVSLDPPLVLVSLREGSRMDDLLAEQPLWGVSVLSESQRHVAGRFAMKGRISDRLLFEDVPYVRGEVCGAPLIGGALATLECRTESRVEAGDHTLVVGRVLSAALPSGEGSPLAYFRGRYRQLGG, from the coding sequence GTGTGGAAGACGAGCCCCCCGAGTGCCCCTGCGACGGTCCCCGCGACGACCGCGACCCCTCATGCTGAAGGGGTGAGCAATGACGAGTTCCGCGCGGCGATGTCCCGGCTCGCGGCGGGCGTGGTCCTGATCACCGCCACGGAGCCGCCGCTGAACGAGGACGTCGGCATGACGGCGACCGCGTTCATGTCGGTGTCGCTGGATCCGCCGCTGGTCCTGGTCAGCCTGCGCGAGGGCTCCCGGATGGACGACCTCCTCGCCGAGCAGCCGCTGTGGGGCGTCTCGGTGCTGTCGGAGAGTCAGCGGCACGTGGCCGGGCGGTTCGCGATGAAGGGCCGGATCAGCGACCGGCTGCTCTTCGAGGACGTGCCGTACGTACGCGGCGAGGTGTGCGGGGCGCCGCTGATCGGCGGGGCGCTGGCCACGCTGGAGTGCCGCACCGAGTCCCGGGTCGAGGCCGGGGACCACACGCTGGTGGTGGGGCGGGTGCTGAGCGCGGCCCTGCCGTCGGGCGAGGGCTCCCCCCTGGCGTACTTCCGCGGGCGCTACCGGCAGCTGGGCGGCTGA
- a CDS encoding GlcG/HbpS family heme-binding protein → MKTRTRVLTGAALAAALGAGTFGAISASAAPAPAAAPAAAAAKKKDDGGAFVTSTHLSIAAATEAAQAALDAAEDENQRVSVAVVDRNGNTIVTLRGDGAGPQSYESAERKAFTAVSWNAPTSVLAGRLAQAPNLKDIPGTLFLGGGVPVQAKGAPVAGIGVAGAPSGDLDEKFAKAGVEAVQN, encoded by the coding sequence ATGAAGACCCGTACCCGCGTCCTGACCGGTGCCGCGCTGGCGGCCGCCCTGGGAGCCGGCACCTTCGGTGCCATCAGCGCCAGCGCCGCCCCCGCCCCCGCCGCCGCGCCCGCCGCGGCCGCGGCCAAGAAGAAGGACGACGGCGGCGCCTTCGTCACCTCGACGCACCTGTCGATCGCCGCCGCGACCGAGGCGGCCCAGGCCGCGCTGGACGCCGCCGAGGACGAGAACCAGCGCGTCAGCGTCGCCGTCGTGGACCGCAACGGCAACACCATCGTCACCCTGCGCGGCGACGGTGCCGGCCCGCAGTCCTACGAGTCCGCCGAGCGCAAGGCGTTCACCGCCGTGTCCTGGAACGCCCCGACCTCCGTCCTCGCCGGCCGCCTCGCCCAGGCCCCGAACCTGAAGGACATCCCCGGCACGCTGTTCCTCGGCGGCGGCGTCCCGGTGCAGGCCAAGGGCGCCCCCGTGGCCGGCATCGGTGTGGCCGGCGCGCCCAGCGGCGACCTGGACGAGAAGTTCGCGAAGGCCGGCGTCGAGGCCGTCCAGAACTGA
- the arfB gene encoding alternative ribosome rescue aminoacyl-tRNA hydrolase ArfB → MPGPYVIRGSVVLPESELVWRFSRSSGPGGQHVNTSDSKAELSFDLAATKALPDVWKERALERLAGRLVGGVVTVKASEHRSQWRNREMAAVRLTALLAEATAPPPKPRRATKIPRGINERRLREKKARADTKRGRSGRDW, encoded by the coding sequence ATGCCTGGTCCCTATGTCATCCGCGGTTCGGTCGTCCTGCCGGAGTCCGAGCTCGTCTGGCGTTTCTCGCGCTCCTCCGGGCCGGGCGGGCAGCACGTGAACACCTCCGATTCGAAGGCGGAGCTGAGCTTCGACCTGGCCGCCACGAAGGCGCTGCCGGACGTGTGGAAGGAGCGGGCGCTGGAGCGGCTCGCCGGCCGGCTGGTCGGCGGGGTCGTGACCGTGAAGGCCTCCGAGCACCGCTCCCAGTGGCGCAACCGCGAGATGGCCGCCGTCCGGCTGACCGCGCTGCTCGCGGAGGCGACCGCGCCGCCGCCCAAGCCGCGCCGCGCCACGAAGATCCCGCGCGGGATCAACGAGCGGCGGCTGCGCGAGAAGAAGGCCCGCGCCGACACCAAGCGCGGCCGCTCCGGCCGCGACTGGTGA
- a CDS encoding response regulator transcription factor, producing MTTTTTTILLCDDHVVVRAGLLALLGSEPDIEVVGEAGSGEEAVALAAKLRPDVVLMDLQLGEGIDGVEATRRITAGPGAPHVLVLTTYDTDADITRAIGAGATGYLLKAERPEELFTAIHAAAQGRTALSPPVASRVMAHMRGSSRPTLTDRELDILGQLAHGLGNREIARALFISEATVKTHLGRIYDKLGVDTRAGAVAVAKEQRLLP from the coding sequence ATGACCACGACGACCACGACGATCCTGCTGTGCGACGACCACGTGGTGGTACGGGCCGGGCTGCTGGCCCTCCTCGGCAGCGAACCCGACATCGAGGTGGTCGGCGAGGCCGGCAGCGGCGAGGAGGCGGTCGCGCTCGCCGCGAAGCTGCGCCCCGACGTGGTCCTCATGGACCTCCAGCTCGGGGAGGGCATCGACGGGGTCGAAGCGACGCGGCGGATCACCGCCGGGCCGGGCGCACCGCACGTGCTCGTGCTGACGACGTACGACACGGACGCCGACATCACGCGGGCGATCGGGGCGGGCGCCACGGGGTACCTGCTGAAGGCGGAACGGCCCGAGGAGCTGTTCACCGCGATCCACGCGGCGGCTCAGGGGCGCACGGCCCTCTCGCCGCCGGTCGCGAGCCGGGTGATGGCCCACATGCGCGGCTCGTCCCGGCCCACCCTGACGGACCGTGAACTCGACATCCTCGGGCAGCTGGCGCACGGGCTCGGGAACCGGGAGATCGCGCGGGCGCTCTTCATCAGCGAGGCGACGGTCAAGACGCATCTGGGGCGTATCTACGACAAGCTCGGCGTCGACACGCGGGCCGGCGCGGTAGCCGTGGCCAAGGAACAACGCCTCCTGCCGTAA
- a CDS encoding M4 family metallopeptidase, giving the protein MTHPQSTPRTRATTRRPPLLLAATAAAAIAAVAGAALGPQAATAATATGAAPGAVRATDTGTAAATGAAPPAAAAAAAAATSKGTGTGTPIRLIPRSTVTDPDGTVHTRYDRTYAGLPVLGGDLVVHRSADGTARGTTAAVAGPLALPTTTASFAAPAPDARKVVWAGGAGPAVLAWETVRRGLRPDRTPTELHTVTDATTGRLLSAYDTVATGTGHSQYAGTVALGTVFNRPLYEMRDPTRGNQKTLDMLNSPSGGGLFKDADDVWGDGTQRSRQTAGVDAHYAAAATWDFYRQMFGRAGIRNDGAGIVSRVHYGNNYGNAFWDNACACVTYGDGAPGHGPLTTLDVAGHEITHGVLSAIGVPGYTGESAALGEATADVMGASVEFHAANSTDVGDYLIGERALGTPLRSMDRPGRDGVSRDYWSKDIGSIDPHHGSGPAAHFFYLLSEGSGPKVINGVAYDSPTYDGSKLLGIGREQAVRIWYRAMSIYFTSRTTYATARTAMLASAADLYGMNSTQQQAVAAAWTAVNVK; this is encoded by the coding sequence GTGACCCACCCACAGTCCACTCCCCGCACCCGCGCCACCACCCGCCGTCCCCCGCTGCTGCTCGCGGCCACCGCCGCGGCCGCCATCGCCGCCGTCGCCGGCGCAGCGCTCGGCCCGCAGGCCGCGACGGCCGCGACGGCCACGGGAGCCGCGCCGGGAGCCGTGCGCGCAACCGACACCGGCACCGCCGCCGCGACCGGAGCCGCCCCGCCAGCCGCAGCCGCAGCCGCAGCCGCAGCCACAAGCAAAGGCACGGGCACGGGCACCCCCATCCGCCTCATCCCCCGTTCGACCGTCACCGACCCCGACGGCACCGTGCACACCCGCTACGACCGGACGTACGCCGGACTGCCCGTGCTCGGTGGGGATCTGGTCGTGCACCGGAGTGCGGACGGGACCGCTCGCGGGACCACGGCGGCCGTCGCCGGGCCGCTCGCGCTGCCGACCACGACCGCCTCGTTCGCGGCGCCCGCGCCTGACGCCCGCAAGGTCGTCTGGGCGGGCGGGGCCGGGCCGGCCGTACTCGCGTGGGAGACCGTGCGGCGCGGGCTGCGGCCCGACCGGACGCCGACCGAGCTGCACACCGTCACCGACGCGACGACCGGCCGGCTGCTGAGCGCGTACGACACGGTCGCCACCGGCACCGGGCACAGCCAGTACGCGGGCACGGTCGCGCTCGGCACCGTCTTCAACAGGCCGCTGTACGAGATGCGCGACCCCACCCGCGGCAACCAGAAGACCCTGGACATGCTCAACAGCCCCTCCGGCGGCGGCCTGTTCAAGGACGCGGACGACGTGTGGGGCGACGGCACCCAGCGCAGCCGCCAGACCGCCGGTGTCGACGCCCACTACGCGGCCGCCGCCACCTGGGACTTCTACCGGCAGATGTTCGGCCGCGCCGGCATCCGCAACGACGGCGCCGGCATCGTCTCCCGCGTGCACTACGGCAACAACTACGGAAACGCCTTCTGGGACAACGCCTGCGCCTGCGTCACCTACGGCGATGGCGCCCCCGGCCACGGCCCGCTGACCACCCTCGACGTCGCCGGCCACGAGATCACCCACGGCGTGCTCTCCGCGATCGGCGTCCCCGGCTACACCGGCGAGAGCGCCGCGCTCGGCGAGGCCACCGCCGACGTGATGGGGGCCTCGGTCGAGTTCCACGCCGCCAACAGCACCGACGTGGGCGACTACCTCATCGGCGAGCGCGCCCTCGGCACCCCGCTGCGCAGCATGGACCGGCCCGGCCGCGACGGCGTCTCGCGCGACTACTGGTCGAAGGACATCGGCTCCATCGACCCGCACCACGGCTCCGGGCCGGCCGCGCACTTCTTCTACCTGCTGTCCGAGGGCAGCGGCCCCAAGGTGATCAACGGGGTCGCCTACGACTCCCCGACGTACGACGGCTCGAAGCTGCTGGGCATCGGCCGGGAGCAGGCCGTCCGGATCTGGTACCGGGCGATGAGCATCTACTTCACCTCCCGCACCACGTACGCCACCGCCCGCACGGCGATGCTGGCCTCGGCCGCCGACCTGTACGGGATGAACAGCACCCAGCAGCAGGCGGTCGCCGCCGCCTGGACCGCGGTGAACGTCAAATAG
- a CDS encoding CBM35 domain-containing protein, translating into MTTPANNGPNNGANTPEDDDPFGYLYADGQAAGATPPTHGGGYGYPGQAGAQPGVPRTSYNQVRTVGERTYGGQRGHVPQQPAHQAPHQQPHQPQPHYQAPEAIQAGGYGVPPQQQYGQQPPQYSQPAPPRGSSRKGMLIAAVAVVGAVVIGIGVALISDKGKDKGEDLSGGPADKVSEAPRTPGGKTPESKPSKKAEMPKADAAAGTGLALSGGATVESSVPGAKGAGGQYVGGFNKVGAAVTWTVDVPETGEYTLFVNYGVPGKDADGTLTINGVVQTRAISLRNFSRAPEGDWEKGWTKSYSWIHLAKGTNALKISCESTNKCEAVIDQLRLAKGQVTD; encoded by the coding sequence ATGACGACGCCCGCGAACAACGGCCCGAACAACGGCGCGAACACGCCCGAAGACGACGACCCGTTCGGCTACCTCTACGCGGACGGCCAGGCGGCCGGTGCCACCCCGCCCACCCACGGCGGCGGTTACGGCTACCCGGGTCAGGCCGGCGCCCAGCCGGGCGTCCCGAGGACCTCGTACAACCAGGTGCGCACGGTCGGTGAGCGCACGTACGGCGGCCAGCGCGGTCACGTCCCGCAGCAGCCCGCGCACCAGGCGCCCCACCAGCAGCCGCACCAGCCCCAGCCGCACTACCAGGCGCCCGAGGCGATCCAGGCGGGCGGCTACGGGGTCCCGCCGCAGCAGCAGTACGGCCAGCAGCCCCCGCAGTACTCCCAGCCGGCGCCGCCCCGCGGCTCCAGCCGCAAGGGCATGCTGATCGCGGCCGTGGCCGTGGTCGGCGCGGTCGTCATCGGCATCGGTGTGGCGCTCATCTCCGACAAGGGCAAGGACAAGGGCGAGGACCTGTCCGGCGGCCCCGCGGACAAGGTGAGCGAGGCCCCGCGGACCCCGGGCGGCAAGACCCCGGAGAGCAAGCCTTCGAAGAAGGCCGAGATGCCGAAGGCGGACGCCGCGGCCGGCACCGGCCTGGCCCTGTCGGGCGGCGCCACGGTCGAGAGCTCGGTCCCCGGTGCGAAGGGCGCGGGCGGCCAGTACGTCGGCGGCTTCAACAAGGTCGGCGCGGCCGTGACCTGGACGGTGGACGTCCCCGAGACGGGCGAGTACACGCTGTTCGTGAACTACGGCGTGCCCGGCAAGGACGCGGACGGCACCCTCACCATCAACGGTGTGGTGCAGACCCGCGCGATAAGCCTCAGGAACTTCTCGCGCGCCCCTGAAGGCGACTGGGAGAAGGGCTGGACCAAGAGCTACTCGTGGATCCACCTCGCCAAGGGCACCAACGCCCTGAAGATCTCCTGTGAGTCCACGAACAAGTGCGAGGCCGTCATCGACCAGCTCCGGCTGGCCAAGGGTCAGGTCACCGACTGA
- a CDS encoding M1 family metallopeptidase, which produces MDHRTRTRTRTTRTTRTRPAAAVAAVLALTVLSACTGGPVQGRPGASGLRDPYFPRAGNGGYDVSHYGITLDYAPDSGELSGTTEITAAATQSLSAFNLDLDGMDVESVTVDGKDARFNRAGQELTIRPADDLKKGASFRTVVRYSGKPRSFQDPDGSEEGWIRTEDGAIAVGEPVGSMAWFPGNHHPSDKARHDVRITVPSGYEAVSNGVLESRVSDADGTTFQWRGGAPMASYLATVAVGRYQVTTGRTPDGLPLYSAVDPSEAKRSAPALALLPKVLAWGDKKFGPYPFNSAGAIVERGNTLGYALETQTRPVYSSAPNEELIVHEIAHQWFGNSVSPKSWRDMWLNEGFATYAQWLWSEDHDGYTAQEKFDGFYEGDTDVDDEAGDDIWAFPPAEPPGPEYISDPPVYHRAAMVLHKIRQEVGDPAFFSLVRGWAAERRHGSASTDDFTGYAEARTGHDLDDVWDTWLYGKAKPATP; this is translated from the coding sequence GTGGACCACCGCACCCGCACCCGTACCCGTACGACCCGTACGACCCGCACCCGCCCCGCTGCCGCCGTCGCCGCCGTCCTCGCGCTCACCGTGCTGAGCGCGTGTACGGGCGGCCCGGTGCAGGGGCGGCCGGGCGCGTCCGGGCTGCGGGACCCGTACTTCCCGCGGGCGGGCAACGGCGGCTACGACGTGAGCCACTACGGGATCACCCTCGACTACGCCCCCGACAGCGGCGAGCTGTCCGGCACCACCGAGATCACCGCGGCCGCCACCCAGTCGCTCAGCGCCTTCAACCTCGACCTCGACGGGATGGACGTCGAGTCCGTCACCGTCGACGGCAAGGACGCCCGCTTCAACCGGGCCGGTCAGGAACTGACGATCCGCCCCGCCGACGACCTGAAGAAGGGCGCGTCCTTCCGCACGGTCGTGCGCTACTCGGGCAAGCCGCGGTCGTTCCAGGACCCGGACGGGTCCGAGGAGGGGTGGATCCGTACCGAGGACGGCGCGATCGCGGTCGGCGAGCCGGTCGGCTCCATGGCCTGGTTCCCCGGCAACCACCACCCGAGCGACAAGGCCCGCCACGACGTTCGGATCACCGTCCCGTCCGGCTACGAGGCCGTGTCCAACGGCGTCCTCGAATCACGCGTGAGCGACGCCGACGGCACCACCTTCCAGTGGCGCGGCGGCGCGCCCATGGCGAGCTACCTCGCGACGGTCGCCGTCGGCCGCTACCAGGTCACCACCGGCCGCACCCCCGACGGCCTGCCGCTCTACTCGGCCGTCGACCCCTCCGAGGCCAAGCGGAGCGCGCCCGCGCTGGCGCTGCTGCCCAAGGTCCTGGCCTGGGGCGACAAGAAATTCGGCCCGTACCCCTTCAACTCCGCCGGCGCGATCGTCGAACGCGGCAACACCCTCGGGTACGCGCTGGAGACCCAGACCCGGCCCGTCTACTCCAGCGCCCCGAACGAGGAACTGATCGTCCACGAGATCGCCCACCAGTGGTTCGGCAACTCGGTGTCGCCGAAGAGCTGGCGGGACATGTGGCTCAACGAGGGCTTCGCCACCTATGCGCAGTGGCTGTGGTCCGAGGACCACGACGGCTACACCGCGCAGGAGAAGTTCGACGGGTTCTACGAGGGCGACACCGACGTCGACGACGAGGCCGGCGACGACATCTGGGCGTTCCCGCCCGCCGAACCGCCGGGGCCCGAGTACATCTCCGACCCGCCGGTCTACCACCGGGCCGCGATGGTGCTCCACAAGATCCGGCAGGAGGTCGGCGACCCGGCCTTCTTCTCGCTCGTACGCGGCTGGGCGGCGGAGCGGCGGCACGGCAGCGCGAGCACCGACGACTTCACCGGGTACGCCGAGGCGCGCACCGGCCACGACCTCGACGACGTCTGGGACACGTGGCTGTACGGCAAAGCCAAACCCGCCACACCCTGA
- the cdgB gene encoding diguanylate cyclase CdgB — protein METESEPYVRLATLRQLHQVVAELNTARSLADTLQTVVDGIVVGLGYELACVNLVRPDGDLVVAAFAGNPAAEALITGRVGSRTSWERRLSMGESWDGLRFIPHTEGWVLLEDDVPQWHTEGPDPRFEDEWHPEDRLYAPMYASGGELLGVISVDKPRNGRRPGAWGREALQMYAFQAAIAISNARLRANMQRALVRLEREQQALRASEESFRQAFEYAPSGMAIAEMGGDQHGRLLRTNDALCRLLGRPASVLRRYSFSDLVHPEDIGTLLRTSAEGGRAELRLGRRDGTYVWVSLRNSVVADAADGPRFLLTHVEDIEERKRHELQLAHRASHDSLTGLPNSAELRSRLGARLCRRPQSVRATAVEALDAAFEGRPGDGVAVGGEHGFPPDGFGDPFELAAGGPGGGVGPEAGGYDHHVHTVAPATDIDDGTKGLAVLFCDLDGFKSINDRFGHHTGDAVLIEVARRLTTGVRDGDTVARLGGDEFVVLADGLGAADAADLAVRLRNAIIPPIRVDGRAVRVGASFGIGWASCGMSADEVLRSADQRMYIEKRSRSKAHRRAG, from the coding sequence ATGGAGACCGAGTCGGAGCCGTACGTCCGTCTTGCGACCCTGCGGCAGCTACACCAGGTGGTGGCCGAACTCAATACGGCCCGGAGCCTGGCGGACACTCTGCAGACCGTCGTGGACGGCATTGTCGTGGGCCTCGGCTACGAGCTCGCCTGTGTCAACCTGGTCCGCCCCGACGGTGATCTCGTCGTCGCCGCCTTCGCCGGGAACCCGGCCGCGGAAGCCCTCATCACCGGCCGCGTCGGCTCCCGCACCTCCTGGGAGCGCCGCCTGTCGATGGGCGAGTCCTGGGACGGCCTGCGCTTCATCCCGCACACGGAGGGCTGGGTCCTGCTGGAGGACGACGTCCCCCAGTGGCACACCGAGGGCCCCGATCCGCGGTTCGAGGACGAGTGGCACCCCGAGGACCGGCTCTACGCCCCCATGTACGCCTCCGGCGGCGAACTGCTCGGGGTCATCTCGGTCGACAAGCCGCGCAACGGACGCCGCCCGGGCGCCTGGGGCCGCGAAGCACTCCAGATGTACGCGTTCCAGGCGGCCATTGCGATCAGCAATGCCCGGCTGCGGGCGAACATGCAGCGCGCCCTGGTCCGCCTGGAGCGCGAGCAGCAGGCCCTGCGCGCCAGCGAGGAGTCGTTCCGGCAGGCCTTCGAGTACGCGCCCAGCGGCATGGCCATCGCCGAGATGGGCGGCGACCAGCACGGCCGGCTGCTGCGCACCAACGACGCCCTGTGCCGGCTGCTCGGCCGGCCCGCCTCCGTACTGCGCCGCTACTCCTTCTCCGACCTCGTGCACCCCGAGGACATCGGCACCCTGCTGCGGACCTCCGCCGAGGGCGGCCGCGCCGAGCTGCGGCTGGGCCGCCGCGACGGCACGTACGTATGGGTCTCGCTGCGCAACTCCGTCGTCGCGGACGCCGCCGACGGGCCCCGCTTCCTGCTCACCCACGTCGAGGACATCGAGGAGCGCAAGCGGCACGAGCTGCAACTCGCGCACCGGGCCAGCCACGACTCCCTGACCGGCCTGCCCAACAGCGCCGAGCTGCGCTCCCGGCTCGGCGCGCGGCTGTGCCGTCGGCCACAGTCCGTACGGGCGACCGCCGTGGAGGCCCTGGACGCGGCGTTCGAAGGGCGGCCGGGGGACGGCGTCGCCGTCGGCGGCGAGCACGGCTTTCCGCCGGACGGCTTCGGGGACCCCTTCGAGCTCGCCGCCGGCGGCCCGGGCGGCGGCGTCGGACCGGAGGCCGGGGGGTACGACCACCACGTGCACACCGTCGCGCCCGCCACGGACATCGACGACGGCACCAAGGGCCTGGCCGTTCTCTTCTGCGATCTCGACGGCTTCAAGTCGATCAACGACCGGTTCGGGCACCACACCGGCGACGCGGTGCTCATCGAGGTCGCGCGCCGCTTGACGACCGGTGTACGCGACGGTGACACCGTCGCCCGGCTGGGTGGTGACGAATTCGTCGTTCTCGCCGACGGGCTCGGCGCGGCCGACGCCGCCGATCTCGCCGTACGCCTGCGCAACGCGATCATCCCGCCGATCCGCGTGGACGGCCGTGCGGTGCGGGTGGGGGCCAGTTTCGGCATCGGCTGGGCCAGCTGCGGAATGTCCGCGGACGAGGTGCTGCGCTCCGCCGACCAGCGGATGTACATCGAGAAGCGGTCGCGCTCCAAGGCCCACCGGCGGGCGGGCTGA